A DNA window from Phycisphaerae bacterium contains the following coding sequences:
- a CDS encoding DUF2958 domain-containing protein, translated as MKMLTKSLRKQLPRLYAQEDKGGDAIAFAKFFTPDSAWTWYATEFDGEDLFFGLACGFEKELGYFRLSELESARGPMGLPIERDLYWEPKTLAEIAPELFARREAERSVES; from the coding sequence ATGAAGATGCTGACAAAATCGTTGCGGAAGCAGCTGCCTCGACTGTATGCCCAAGAGGACAAGGGTGGCGACGCGATCGCGTTCGCGAAGTTCTTCACACCGGATTCGGCATGGACGTGGTATGCCACGGAGTTTGATGGCGAGGACCTTTTCTTCGGTCTCGCGTGCGGCTTCGAGAAGGAGCTGGGCTATTTCAGGTTGTCCGAGCTTGAGTCCGCGCGAGGTCCGATGGGGCTGCCCATTGAACGGGACCTGTACTGGGAACCGAAGACGCTCGCGGAAATCGCTCCCGAGCTGTTCGCGCGGCGAGAAGCAGAGAGGAGCGTAGAATCATGA